In Rothia mucilaginosa, one genomic interval encodes:
- the pyrR gene encoding bifunctional pyr operon transcriptional regulator/uracil phosphoribosyltransferase PyrR produces MPGSTVPTSGANQGRNLTAAPHSATPQSTSEDATTVGRTILSEDEIRRALTRIAYEIIETNKGVENLVLIGIRSRGVPLAVRLAARIQAIEPNFNAETRLGALDITAYRDDQPVSPNGTTSPDTAGESIMPSIGIEGKTVVLVDDVLYSGRTVRAALDALNAHGRPALVRLAVLVDRGHRQLPIRADHVGKNLPTSASETVRVVLTETDNATDRVDIIQLGGLS; encoded by the coding sequence ATGCCTGGGTCAACTGTACCCACATCCGGCGCGAATCAGGGGCGAAATCTAACCGCAGCCCCCCATTCGGCAACCCCTCAAAGCACCTCCGAGGACGCGACCACCGTCGGCCGCACCATCCTCAGCGAGGACGAAATCCGCCGCGCCCTCACCCGCATCGCCTACGAAATTATTGAAACCAATAAAGGCGTAGAAAACCTCGTACTCATCGGCATCCGCTCCCGCGGCGTGCCCCTCGCCGTACGACTCGCAGCCCGTATCCAAGCCATCGAGCCGAACTTCAACGCAGAAACACGACTCGGCGCCCTGGATATCACCGCCTACCGCGACGACCAGCCCGTCTCGCCCAACGGCACCACCTCCCCAGATACCGCAGGGGAGAGCATCATGCCCAGCATCGGCATTGAAGGTAAAACCGTAGTCCTCGTTGACGACGTCCTCTACTCCGGCCGCACCGTACGCGCCGCCCTCGACGCACTCAACGCCCACGGACGACCCGCCCTCGTACGCCTGGCAGTCCTCGTAGACCGCGGACACCGGCAACTACCCATCCGCGCCGACCACGTGGGCAAAAACCTGCCCACCAGCGCCAGCGAAACCGTACGCGTCGTACTGACCGAAACCGACAACGCAACAGACCGAGTTGACATTATCCAGCTGGGAGGGCTCTCATGA
- a CDS encoding dihydroorotase has protein sequence MSKYLIKGASLYGEKVADILIEDGVISRIAENIDAADAQVVEAAGQVALPGLVDIHTHLRQPGYEASETVETGTRAAALGGYTAVFAMANSMPVADTAAVVEQVDRLGKESAWCRVQPIGAVTVGLKGERLSDIGGMANSTANVRVFSDDGMCVYDPAVMRRALEYVKTFDGVIAQHAQEPSLTEGAQMNEGKVSADLGLTGWPAVAEEAIIARDVLLAEHLDSKLHICHLSTKGSIEVVRWAKSRGVKVTAEATPHHLLLTDETARTYDPVFKVNPPLRTEEDVMALRQAVADGIIDVIGTDHAPHPAETKECEWACAANGMTGLEQALSIIQMTLVDTGMITWRDVARILSEEPAKIGRLDHEQGRPLAEGEPANIVLVDPKATRVIKPEEQATKGKNNPYRDMEVPGSIRATFYAGHPTVLNGELATPRR, from the coding sequence ATGAGCAAGTACCTGATCAAGGGCGCAAGCCTCTACGGCGAAAAGGTCGCCGACATCCTCATCGAGGACGGCGTGATTAGCCGCATCGCAGAGAACATCGACGCCGCAGACGCACAGGTCGTCGAGGCGGCAGGCCAGGTGGCGTTGCCCGGCCTGGTCGACATCCACACCCACCTGCGTCAGCCCGGTTACGAAGCATCCGAAACCGTCGAGACCGGCACCCGCGCAGCAGCCCTGGGCGGCTACACCGCAGTGTTCGCCATGGCAAACTCCATGCCCGTGGCAGACACCGCCGCAGTCGTTGAGCAGGTTGACCGCCTCGGCAAGGAATCCGCATGGTGCCGCGTGCAGCCCATCGGCGCAGTGACCGTGGGTCTGAAGGGCGAGCGCCTCTCCGACATTGGCGGCATGGCGAACTCCACCGCGAACGTGCGCGTGTTCTCTGACGACGGCATGTGCGTGTACGACCCCGCCGTGATGCGCCGCGCCCTCGAATACGTCAAGACTTTCGACGGTGTTATTGCGCAGCACGCGCAGGAGCCGAGCCTGACCGAAGGCGCCCAGATGAACGAGGGTAAGGTGTCCGCTGACCTGGGTCTGACCGGTTGGCCCGCCGTCGCTGAAGAGGCAATCATTGCCCGCGACGTGCTGCTGGCTGAGCATCTGGACTCCAAGCTGCACATCTGCCACCTGTCCACCAAGGGCTCCATTGAGGTTGTGCGCTGGGCTAAGTCCCGCGGCGTGAAGGTGACCGCGGAGGCAACCCCGCACCACCTGCTGCTCACCGACGAGACCGCACGCACCTACGACCCGGTCTTCAAGGTGAACCCGCCGCTGCGCACCGAAGAGGACGTCATGGCGCTGCGTCAGGCAGTTGCTGACGGCATCATCGACGTGATTGGTACCGACCACGCACCGCACCCGGCAGAGACCAAGGAATGCGAGTGGGCGTGCGCCGCGAACGGCATGACCGGCCTGGAGCAGGCACTGTCCATCATCCAGATGACCCTGGTTGACACCGGCATGATTACCTGGCGCGATGTGGCACGCATCCTCTCTGAGGAGCCCGCGAAGATTGGTCGCCTGGACCACGAGCAGGGCCGCCCGCTTGCCGAAGGCGAACCGGCAAACATTGTGCTGGTCGACCCGAAGGCAACCCGCGTCATCAAGCCGGAGGAGCAGGCAACCAAGGGTAAAAACAACCCCTACCGTGACATGGAGGTGCCCGGCTCGATCCGTGCAACCTTCTACGCTGGCCACCCGACCGTGCTGAACGGTGAGCTGGCAACCCCGCGTCGCTAA
- a CDS encoding shikimate kinase, with the protein MPLPAESEDRGAEGRGSGEVSVEQGVRPVASSPLARIAAATQRARGGASPRPETGASAAAEQSVEAADAGVRETVAREAAASVSSVRPASRVPTPADLMRSGARPLPAAATASTQGVRLYASSVSEDADPALGLDEDLRLKLLSALQGMGTAEEEPRKEPAKAEAPKPAAPKPAAPSVVAAPKPTVPKPAAPKPAPPKQAQPAEAAGESASAPVAAPAHPVAAPAAEPAKPVRPTPALFGKVQVAAPVAPVAPAAEEENQAGEKPLDASELPATPAESVAPAEFTVPAEVLAEDESAGARIHPQQVREMHENFAERSRPIVLIGPMAAGKTYIGTHLARFYGYEFLDADQLIVERYGEVSEIFEIFGEAYFRELERKTIEEVLTSPVYRNTVFSLGGGAPMTDSVAELLKDECVVYILVDADTVTPRITGNKTRPLLQPNPVERWTEIFERRRSRYEELAHFTLDARGGRPITEMTAEIQAYVTATRASRAQRPQA; encoded by the coding sequence GTGCCCCTTCCGGCGGAGTCTGAGGACCGCGGCGCGGAAGGTCGTGGTTCCGGGGAGGTTTCTGTGGAGCAGGGTGTTCGCCCGGTCGCTTCGAGCCCCCTTGCGCGTATTGCTGCGGCAACGCAGCGTGCGCGAGGGGGCGCTTCGCCGCGCCCGGAAACCGGTGCTTCTGCCGCGGCTGAGCAGAGTGTTGAGGCTGCGGACGCCGGGGTTCGTGAGACTGTTGCGCGTGAGGCTGCCGCCTCGGTTTCTTCTGTGCGCCCGGCTTCTCGCGTGCCCACCCCCGCTGACCTGATGCGTTCTGGCGCCCGCCCCCTGCCCGCCGCCGCTACGGCGAGCACGCAGGGTGTGCGCCTGTACGCCTCCTCGGTATCTGAGGACGCCGACCCGGCGCTCGGTCTGGACGAGGACCTGCGCCTGAAGCTGCTCAGCGCCCTGCAGGGCATGGGCACCGCTGAAGAGGAACCCCGCAAGGAACCCGCGAAGGCGGAAGCACCCAAGCCCGCAGCTCCAAAACCTGCCGCGCCGTCAGTAGTCGCTGCGCCCAAGCCGACTGTGCCTAAGCCTGCCGCGCCCAAGCCGGCACCTCCGAAGCAGGCTCAGCCTGCAGAGGCGGCGGGGGAGAGCGCTTCTGCTCCCGTAGCCGCACCTGCACATCCTGTAGCTGCGCCCGCGGCTGAACCCGCCAAGCCGGTCCGTCCGACCCCGGCGCTGTTCGGCAAGGTTCAGGTTGCTGCGCCCGTAGCACCCGTTGCACCCGCCGCAGAAGAAGAGAACCAGGCAGGGGAGAAGCCCCTCGACGCTTCCGAACTGCCCGCAACCCCGGCTGAATCTGTGGCACCCGCAGAGTTCACCGTCCCCGCAGAGGTGCTCGCAGAAGACGAGTCCGCCGGCGCTCGCATCCACCCGCAGCAGGTGCGTGAAATGCACGAGAACTTCGCGGAACGCTCCCGCCCCATCGTGCTCATCGGCCCCATGGCGGCAGGTAAGACCTACATTGGTACGCACCTGGCGCGTTTCTACGGCTACGAGTTCCTCGACGCTGACCAGCTCATCGTGGAACGCTACGGCGAAGTCTCCGAAATTTTCGAGATTTTTGGTGAGGCGTATTTCCGCGAGCTCGAACGCAAAACCATCGAAGAGGTCCTCACCTCGCCCGTGTACCGCAACACGGTGTTCTCCCTGGGCGGTGGCGCGCCCATGACCGACTCGGTCGCGGAGCTGCTCAAGGACGAATGCGTGGTGTACATCCTCGTTGATGCTGACACCGTCACCCCGCGCATTACCGGCAACAAGACCCGCCCGCTGCTGCAGCCGAACCCGGTCGAGCGGTGGACCGAAATTTTTGAGCGCCGCCGCAGCCGATACGAAGAGCTGGCGCACTTCACCCTGGACGCACGAGGCGGCCGCCCCATCACCGAGATGACCGCAGAAATCCAGGCGTACGTGACCGCAACCCGCGCCTCCCGCGCGCAGCGCCCCCAAGCATAA
- the mltG gene encoding endolytic transglycosylase MltG produces MTEQNKHPEESGLDLFRPTAEDERKGITGITMEQEIVSVATLRARKRRRRAIMLSAISLFVVALVIISGALITRYDPFKTRDYSGGGNGTTVTFTIRSGQSTAQVAQELEAAGVIADADKFLEVYTKESKGKYLQPGTYELQQHMSSSSAITTIIDANSNVLYLAIPQGKRVSETIDLIVSGSDGAFTRKQVEDAVSNYTQYGVPSNFPSIEGWLHPGEYRFPKGTDIKKVIQTMVDKTKADLKEAGVSGDQKIFEVLTIASIVELEAQPKDYVAVAGIIENRLNNPDGETSGLIQSDATVTYGLGVRSYHLTEEQKADKSNKYNTYANKGLPKGPIGSPQLASIKAAAAPEKNPYYYWVTVDLDSGETKYSRTYAEHQRYVEEYNQWCSKHPNRCS; encoded by the coding sequence GTGACCGAACAGAATAAACATCCCGAAGAGAGCGGGCTCGACCTCTTTAGGCCGACAGCCGAGGATGAACGTAAGGGCATCACCGGCATCACGATGGAACAGGAAATCGTGTCGGTGGCTACGTTGCGTGCGCGTAAGCGCCGCCGCCGCGCCATCATGCTGAGCGCTATTTCCTTGTTTGTCGTGGCTCTGGTCATCATTTCGGGTGCCCTGATTACTCGCTATGACCCGTTCAAGACTCGTGACTACTCGGGTGGCGGCAATGGTACGACCGTGACTTTCACGATTCGTTCTGGCCAGTCCACCGCGCAGGTGGCGCAGGAGCTTGAGGCGGCGGGCGTCATTGCTGATGCTGATAAGTTCCTTGAGGTGTACACCAAGGAGAGCAAGGGTAAGTACTTGCAGCCTGGCACCTATGAACTGCAGCAGCACATGAGCAGCTCGAGCGCGATTACGACCATTATTGATGCGAACAGCAACGTACTGTACCTGGCGATTCCGCAGGGTAAGCGCGTGAGCGAGACCATCGATCTGATTGTTTCTGGCTCCGATGGTGCGTTCACCCGTAAGCAGGTTGAGGACGCGGTCAGCAACTACACCCAGTACGGTGTGCCGAGCAACTTCCCCTCGATTGAGGGTTGGCTGCACCCGGGTGAGTACCGCTTCCCGAAGGGCACCGACATCAAGAAGGTCATCCAGACCATGGTTGATAAGACCAAGGCTGACCTGAAGGAAGCCGGCGTGAGCGGCGACCAGAAGATCTTTGAGGTTCTGACCATCGCCTCCATCGTGGAGCTTGAGGCTCAGCCGAAGGACTACGTGGCGGTTGCAGGCATCATTGAGAACCGCCTGAACAACCCCGACGGTGAGACCTCCGGCCTGATTCAGTCGGATGCGACCGTGACCTACGGTCTGGGTGTCCGCTCGTACCACCTGACTGAAGAGCAGAAGGCCGATAAGAGCAATAAGTACAACACTTATGCGAATAAGGGTCTTCCGAAGGGTCCGATTGGTTCCCCGCAGCTGGCTTCGATTAAGGCTGCCGCGGCTCCTGAGAAAAACCCGTACTACTACTGGGTGACTGTGGACCTGGACTCCGGTGAGACTAAGTACTCCCGTACTTACGCTGAGCACCAGCGTTATGTTGAAGAGTACAACCAGTGGTGTTCTAAGCACCCGAACCGTTGTAGCTAA
- the ruvX gene encoding Holliday junction resolvase RuvX — protein sequence MAEFQRGVRMGVDVGNARVGTALSDPDGILATPLKTLRRDAKKNSDRRVLRKLIEVNEVVEVFVGLPRTMRGGDSPSTEMAREYAQALRSELDAEEKTHINIWLVDERLTTVSAHRALHEAGVSSRDFKTMVDQVAAVNILQYSLDALKAGQSVAGYKVSDPAHEENRPSESEGTTVGAVNETENLQ from the coding sequence ATGGCAGAATTTCAGCGCGGAGTGCGGATGGGTGTCGATGTGGGTAATGCCCGCGTCGGCACCGCCCTCAGCGACCCCGACGGCATTCTCGCCACCCCGCTCAAGACGCTGCGCCGCGACGCGAAGAAGAACTCTGACCGCCGTGTTTTGCGTAAGCTGATTGAGGTGAACGAGGTGGTGGAGGTTTTCGTCGGGCTTCCGAGGACCATGCGTGGTGGGGATTCTCCCTCCACGGAAATGGCTCGGGAGTACGCTCAGGCTCTGCGCTCCGAGTTGGATGCCGAAGAGAAGACACACATTAACATTTGGCTGGTGGATGAGCGACTCACCACCGTGAGCGCTCACCGTGCACTGCACGAGGCTGGGGTTTCCAGCCGAGATTTCAAGACTATGGTTGACCAGGTGGCGGCTGTGAATATTTTGCAGTACAGCCTGGATGCCCTCAAGGCGGGGCAGTCCGTAGCCGGGTACAAGGTGAGCGATCCGGCCCACGAAGAAAACCGACCGTCCGAGTCAGAAGGGACTACGGTCGGTGCCGTCAACGAAACGGAGAACCTTCAGTGA
- the efp gene encoding elongation factor P — protein MASTTDIKNGAVLKIDGNLWSVVEFQHVKPGKGGAFVRTKLRNVTSGKVVDRTFNAGAKIETATVDRSDYQYLYQDGDDYVFMDMKTYDQINVPATVVGDAANYMLESQTATIAMHEGSPLYIELPASVVLEITYTEPGLQGDRSTGGTKPATVETGYEIQVPLFLETGTKVKVDTRTGEYLGRVND, from the coding sequence ATGGCATCCACTACCGATATTAAGAACGGCGCCGTCCTGAAGATTGACGGCAACCTCTGGTCCGTCGTAGAGTTCCAGCACGTTAAGCCCGGTAAGGGTGGCGCGTTCGTCCGCACCAAGCTGCGCAACGTTACCTCCGGCAAGGTCGTCGACCGTACCTTCAACGCTGGCGCTAAGATCGAAACCGCAACCGTTGACCGCTCCGACTACCAGTACCTGTACCAGGACGGCGACGACTACGTCTTCATGGACATGAAGACCTACGACCAGATCAACGTTCCCGCAACTGTTGTCGGCGACGCAGCAAACTACATGCTCGAATCCCAGACCGCAACCATCGCAATGCACGAGGGTAGCCCCCTGTACATCGAGCTGCCCGCATCCGTGGTCCTCGAAATCACCTACACCGAGCCCGGCCTGCAGGGTGACCGCTCCACCGGCGGCACCAAGCCCGCAACCGTTGAGACCGGCTACGAGATCCAGGTTCCCCTGTTCCTGGAGACCGGCACCAAGGTCAAGGTTGACACCCGCACCGGTGAGTACCTCGGTCGCGTGAACGACTAA
- a CDS encoding shikimate dehydrogenase — MKTEPYREAPYLRRAYVLGHPIAHSLSPALHRAAYDFLGEQNLGYERRDTLPDDLPEMMHGVRHPDGTEDAPYIAGLSVTMPLKTAVIQYCDEISEMAQVTGAVNTVYPRGEKVLGHNTDVIGIVNALRHAGLEPHPLKDSAAIVGGGATAISALAALHALGYRRVSVYARSLHKLGSVQEAANRLGVQLEQIALADLPQNLAERGHHPVVSTLPARAADEWASQLTGLKGASATHRPVLLDVAYNPWPSVLASAWEANGGTVVSGLEMLLYQAVEQVLLFTDRTLPEGELLGLVNAMCAAVGLPPRASVS, encoded by the coding sequence ATGAAGACTGAACCGTACCGTGAGGCCCCGTATCTTCGCCGCGCCTACGTGCTGGGGCACCCTATTGCCCATTCGCTGTCGCCTGCGCTGCATCGTGCCGCGTATGACTTTTTGGGTGAGCAGAATTTGGGTTATGAGCGCCGCGATACTCTGCCCGATGATTTGCCGGAGATGATGCACGGTGTGCGCCACCCGGACGGCACGGAGGACGCCCCGTATATTGCGGGTCTGTCGGTGACGATGCCGTTGAAGACCGCGGTCATTCAGTATTGCGATGAGATCAGTGAGATGGCGCAGGTGACCGGTGCGGTGAACACGGTGTATCCGCGCGGTGAGAAGGTGCTGGGGCATAATACGGACGTCATCGGCATTGTGAACGCGCTGCGCCACGCCGGTTTGGAGCCGCACCCACTCAAGGATTCCGCCGCGATTGTGGGTGGGGGAGCGACCGCTATTTCTGCTTTGGCGGCGTTGCACGCGTTGGGGTACCGCCGCGTGAGCGTGTACGCCCGTTCGCTACATAAGCTTGGTAGCGTGCAGGAGGCGGCGAACCGCCTGGGTGTTCAGCTGGAGCAGATTGCGCTGGCTGATTTGCCGCAGAATCTTGCTGAGCGCGGTCATCACCCGGTGGTGTCTACTCTTCCTGCCCGTGCGGCGGATGAGTGGGCGAGCCAGCTGACCGGGCTGAAGGGCGCCTCCGCGACGCACCGGCCGGTACTGCTCGATGTTGCGTATAACCCGTGGCCTTCGGTGCTGGCGAGCGCTTGGGAGGCTAACGGAGGCACGGTGGTTTCCGGTTTGGAGATGCTGCTCTATCAGGCGGTGGAGCAGGTTCTGCTTTTTACTGACCGCACCCTGCCCGAGGGTGAACTGCTGGGTTTGGTGAATGCGATGTGCGCGGCGGTTGGTCTTCCGCCTCGTGCTTCCGTTTCGTGA
- the nusB gene encoding transcription antitermination factor NusB, giving the protein MNSRTKARLRALEVLFEADQRNEDYIEVLRRRRLYTVAQISAYSEEIIRGVRDHDEEIREFVETYARDWSFERMPAVDRAVLRIGTWELLYNDEVPDAVAISEAVGLARVLSTNESPKFVNGLLDKLRQVKPTLLA; this is encoded by the coding sequence ATGAATTCGCGTACGAAAGCCCGATTGCGCGCCCTCGAAGTGCTCTTCGAGGCGGATCAGCGCAACGAAGATTATATTGAGGTACTCCGCCGCCGCCGACTGTACACGGTAGCGCAGATCTCTGCTTACTCTGAGGAAATCATTCGTGGCGTCCGCGACCACGACGAAGAGATCCGCGAGTTTGTGGAGACTTACGCCCGTGACTGGTCCTTCGAGCGTATGCCCGCCGTGGACCGTGCCGTGCTGCGTATTGGCACTTGGGAGCTTCTGTACAATGACGAAGTTCCGGATGCTGTCGCAATTTCTGAGGCTGTCGGTCTGGCGCGTGTGCTGTCCACGAATGAATCTCCGAAGTTCGTGAACGGTCTGCTGGATAAGCTCCGTCAGGTGAAGCCGACCCTGCTCGCGTAA
- the aroC gene encoding chorismate synthase, with protein MALRWLTAGESHGEALVGIIEGVPAGVELTSDMVRDALARRRLGYGRGARMKFEEDRVRILGGVRHGLTQGGPVAIEIANTEWPKWTDVMSSDPVDPKLIEGRARNAALTRPRPGHADFTGMQKYNFSEARPVLERASARETATRVALGVVAAQILKALGVELVSHTVAVGGVHAPEGAPVPSPRNVDQLDADPLRCFDKATSDAMVQRVDEAHKDGETLGGVVEVLAYGMPPGLGSYVHWDRRLDARLAAALMGIQAIKGVEVGDGFATADRPGTAAHDEISIGENGVTRDTNRAGGIEGGMSIGDLLRVRAAMKPIATVPKALKTIDTSTGEEARAHHQRSDVCAVPAAGVVAEAMVALVLAEAALEKFGGDSIGETRRNMDSYLDAIPASLAWESNVAGWDA; from the coding sequence ATGGCCCTGCGTTGGCTCACTGCCGGAGAATCCCACGGCGAGGCGCTCGTCGGCATTATTGAGGGCGTACCCGCCGGTGTGGAACTCACCAGCGACATGGTGCGTGACGCCCTGGCTCGCCGCCGCCTCGGCTACGGCCGCGGTGCTCGCATGAAGTTCGAGGAGGACCGCGTGCGCATCCTGGGCGGTGTGCGTCACGGCCTGACTCAGGGCGGCCCGGTCGCGATTGAGATTGCGAACACCGAGTGGCCCAAGTGGACTGACGTGATGAGCTCCGATCCGGTGGATCCGAAGCTGATTGAGGGTCGTGCGCGTAATGCTGCGCTGACTCGTCCGCGCCCCGGTCACGCCGATTTTACCGGCATGCAGAAGTACAACTTCTCTGAGGCTCGCCCGGTGCTGGAGCGCGCCTCCGCGCGTGAGACTGCGACCCGCGTGGCGCTCGGTGTGGTTGCCGCCCAGATTTTGAAGGCTTTGGGTGTTGAGCTGGTTTCTCACACCGTAGCTGTGGGTGGCGTGCACGCTCCCGAGGGTGCCCCGGTGCCTTCGCCGCGCAACGTTGACCAGCTGGACGCTGACCCGCTGCGCTGCTTCGATAAGGCAACCTCCGACGCGATGGTTCAGCGCGTGGACGAGGCACACAAGGACGGCGAGACTCTCGGCGGTGTGGTTGAGGTGCTCGCGTACGGTATGCCTCCCGGACTGGGTTCGTACGTGCACTGGGACCGCCGCCTGGACGCGCGCCTTGCCGCAGCGCTGATGGGTATTCAGGCTATTAAGGGCGTTGAGGTTGGTGACGGTTTCGCGACCGCTGACCGCCCGGGCACTGCCGCTCACGACGAGATTTCCATTGGCGAAAACGGCGTAACCCGCGATACCAACCGTGCAGGTGGTATTGAGGGCGGCATGAGCATTGGCGACCTGCTGCGTGTGCGCGCGGCAATGAAGCCCATTGCGACCGTGCCGAAGGCTCTGAAGACCATTGACACGTCCACCGGTGAAGAGGCTCGCGCCCACCACCAGCGTTCGGATGTGTGTGCTGTTCCCGCCGCCGGCGTGGTGGCGGAGGCGATGGTCGCCCTGGTGCTGGCTGAGGCTGCACTGGAGAAGTTTGGTGGCGACTCGATTGGTGAGACTCGCCGCAACATGGATTCCTACCTGGACGCTATTCCGGCGTCTCTGGCGTGGGAGTCTAATGTGGCTGGTTGGGACGCGTAG
- the aroB gene encoding 3-dehydroquinate synthase, which translates to MSTQPTPTFGASGAEDITRIPVTGSSPRENYEVLIGHNLLGKIPEILGNRTKKVLVIHPRALRSTGELVMEDLRTMGYESFSAEIPDAEEAKHYQVAAFCWQVLGQNDFTRTDAIISVGGGAITDVAGFVAATWLRGVRVIHIPTTLLGMVDAAVGGKTGINTAEGKNLVGAFWPPAAVLCEIGTLRTLPEHELLTGMGEVVKCGFIADPEILDLIEANPQAVRDSQSAVMRELIERSVRVKAEVVSEDLRESGRREILNYGHTLAHAIERNERYQWRHGAAVAVGMVYAAELALATGHADEELVARTRRILESLGLPTSYKADAWPQLLEAMRRDKKARGNLLRFIILDGLARPRVYEVPDDSILYMTYQEIISE; encoded by the coding sequence ATGAGCACTCAGCCCACCCCCACTTTCGGTGCCTCCGGCGCGGAAGATATTACCCGCATCCCGGTGACCGGCAGCTCCCCGCGTGAGAACTATGAGGTTCTCATCGGCCACAACCTGCTCGGTAAAATCCCCGAAATTCTGGGCAACCGCACCAAGAAGGTGCTCGTGATTCACCCGCGTGCCCTGCGTTCCACCGGTGAGCTGGTCATGGAAGACCTGCGCACCATGGGCTACGAATCGTTCAGCGCCGAAATCCCGGACGCTGAGGAGGCAAAGCACTACCAGGTGGCGGCGTTCTGCTGGCAGGTGCTCGGTCAGAACGACTTCACCCGCACCGACGCAATCATCTCCGTGGGTGGCGGCGCTATTACCGACGTTGCCGGATTCGTCGCGGCAACCTGGCTGCGCGGCGTGCGCGTTATTCACATTCCGACCACCCTGCTCGGCATGGTGGACGCTGCCGTGGGTGGTAAGACCGGCATCAACACCGCCGAGGGTAAGAACCTGGTCGGCGCGTTCTGGCCGCCCGCCGCCGTGCTCTGCGAAATCGGCACCCTGCGCACCCTGCCCGAGCACGAGTTGCTGACCGGCATGGGTGAGGTCGTCAAGTGCGGATTCATCGCAGACCCCGAGATTCTTGACCTGATTGAGGCAAACCCGCAGGCCGTGCGCGATTCGCAGTCCGCCGTGATGCGCGAGCTCATTGAACGCAGCGTGCGCGTGAAGGCGGAGGTGGTCTCCGAGGATCTGCGCGAGTCCGGCCGTCGCGAGATTCTGAACTACGGCCACACCCTCGCCCACGCCATCGAGCGTAACGAACGCTACCAGTGGCGTCACGGCGCGGCCGTTGCGGTGGGCATGGTGTACGCCGCCGAACTGGCGCTGGCAACCGGCCACGCCGACGAAGAACTCGTGGCACGCACCCGCCGCATCCTCGAATCCCTGGGCCTGCCCACCTCCTACAAGGCAGACGCATGGCCCCAGCTGCTCGAAGCGATGCGCCGCGACAAGAAGGCACGCGGCAACCTGCTGCGCTTCATCATTCTTGACGGTCTGGCTCGCCCGCGCGTCTACGAGGTGCCGGACGATTCGATTCTGTACATGACCTACCAGGAGATTATCTCCGAGTAG
- a CDS encoding aspartate carbamoyltransferase catalytic subunit has product MKHLLDTRELTREEAIEILDVADYMAQVKAENRTLNVLNGKTVVNLFFEDSTRTRLSFEAAEKRLGAAVTNFSASGSSVSKGESLKDTAQTLKAIAADAFVIRHSASGAPQRLAEAGWTDIPVLNAGDGTHAHPTQALLDAVSLRQYKAERDGLDSPRGTDLSGMRVLIVGDILHSRVARSNLWLLSTLGAQVVFVAPPTLLPLNTTSWVEEAGLEIFHDFDEAIATNPDAVMLLRIQKERMNAAYFPSAEEYTDLWGLTAERFATLQAQPQPVAILHPGPMNRGLEICTEAADATNSWVLRQVSNGVALRMAVLYLLLTDGSSAKLYAGDES; this is encoded by the coding sequence ATGAAGCATCTGCTCGACACCCGCGAACTAACCCGCGAAGAAGCCATCGAAATCCTTGACGTCGCCGACTACATGGCGCAGGTCAAAGCCGAAAACCGCACCCTCAACGTGCTCAACGGCAAGACCGTCGTCAACCTCTTCTTCGAGGACTCCACCCGCACCCGCCTCTCCTTCGAAGCCGCGGAGAAGCGCCTGGGCGCCGCCGTTACCAACTTCTCCGCATCTGGCTCCTCCGTGTCTAAGGGTGAGTCGCTCAAGGACACCGCGCAGACCCTCAAGGCGATTGCCGCGGATGCGTTCGTGATTCGCCACTCGGCATCCGGCGCACCGCAGCGCCTCGCCGAAGCAGGCTGGACCGACATCCCCGTACTCAACGCGGGCGACGGCACCCACGCGCACCCCACCCAGGCACTGCTCGACGCCGTGTCCCTGCGCCAGTACAAGGCAGAACGCGACGGCCTCGACAGCCCCCGCGGCACCGACCTGTCCGGCATGCGCGTGCTCATCGTCGGCGACATCCTGCACTCGCGCGTGGCACGCTCCAATCTCTGGCTGCTGAGCACCCTCGGCGCGCAGGTTGTCTTCGTTGCACCGCCGACCCTGCTGCCGCTGAACACCACCTCCTGGGTTGAAGAAGCCGGCCTGGAAATCTTCCACGACTTCGACGAAGCCATCGCCACCAACCCGGACGCCGTCATGCTGCTGCGCATCCAGAAGGAACGCATGAACGCCGCGTACTTCCCCTCCGCCGAGGAGTACACCGACCTGTGGGGCCTGACCGCCGAACGCTTCGCAACCCTGCAGGCGCAGCCGCAGCCCGTCGCAATCCTGCACCCGGGCCCCATGAACCGCGGCCTGGAAATCTGCACCGAAGCCGCCGACGCCACCAACTCCTGGGTCCTGCGCCAGGTCAGCAACGGCGTGGCGCTGCGCATGGCGGTGCTCTACCTGCTTCTGACCGACGGCTCCAGCGCCAAGCTCTACGCCGGCGACGAATCCTAA